CGAGTATAGTTGTTAGGAAACAGAACCAGGAGGGAAAGTGGAAAAATATTGTGGTGGACGTTGGCAAAACGTTTAGAGAACAAGCAATGAGGCTGTTTCCTCGCTGGAATGTACAAACTATCGACGCAGTGTTACTCACCCATGGACGTtagttttcttttttgatgCGCGGTAGCGGCGCACTGGGTGCGGAACTGTATATGCTGATGGCAAACAGATGCTGATGCGTATCTTGGATTGGATGACTTGCGAGAATGGTGTATTCGACAAGGCAGAGCGATCCCCGTCTATCTCAATAGAGAGACTTTTGTCaaggtggaagaagcaTTTCCGTATATGGTCGATAAAAGCAAAGCTTCTGGTGGCGGGGATATGTGAGCGGTTGAAACTAGATGGTACAGGCGCTCACCCAACACAGTCCTCAATTAGTATGGAATATTATTGACGATGAAGGCGAATTTCAAGTACAAGGGATTAACGTCAAAGCCTTTCCAGGTGAGCTCCTCGGCCCGAGTTTTTGGACCTgaacttttcttcttcttttaatGCTAACCTGTGATCAAAAGTTCATCACGGTATTTACTTTCATTCAGTCCTCCCTCTGAATGGCGGACCTGCGCACAATTCTTGCGTACAAAATGAACCTTTACCTCTGATCTGTCTTGCCTTTGAATTTGACGAGTCTGTCATCTACATGTCTGATGTGAGTAGTATTCCTGAGCAAACATGGGAACGTATGCTCGAGTCTGCTTCCAGGAGACAAACCACTTTGTCCACGCCCGATCGTCTTGTTCGAGAGAGTGTGCTCCCAAGCCAACCAATCCTGGATATCGCCAACCCCTCAGCCCCAATCAGTCATTCTCTGCGTCCTTCAGAAATGAAGGCAAGCACTCCCAACTATCCTCTACTGATTGTTGACGCTCTTTGGCCTACTAAAGGCCACCCTTCTCATTTCTCCTTTGCCCAAGCTCTTACTACTTCTCTACGGTTGAAGGCAGCCAACACGTATCTCATTGGTATGGTTCATCCTACGTCCCATTTCATGTGGGAAGAGATTTGCCAATCCTTGCTCGATCCTGACGGAAGAGATCACAAGGCCCGAAATCATCCTGATGCTCGCCAGGCGGAGTGGCTGGTAAAACGCATATGGGACGGTATTTTCACTGAAGGTAGAAATGGGCAAGGTTTGGGAGACCGTTGGAGAACGGACGGAGGGGTGGTGAAACCGGCATGGGATGGGCTGGTATTGGAGGTGaatcaaaaagatgaagccGTGGAAAGATTGGACAAGAGCACAAAGGGGCTGTTCATCTAACTCTTGGCTTTGCCAATGCGAGGTATGTGGATATCTTGACTAGAAACCATCTTGTGCCGAAGACGTAACCGATGGAATGTAAATGCATTCCCATGTCTTGCAGCTCTCGCCATGCGTTCTCGCGCCTGATTTCTTGCCGATTATTGCCCTTTTCACCTCAatccctctcttctctctcccaGTTTTTGTTTCCcattttattttattttcaaGTTGAAGTTATACTATACTTTAATGATAGAAATCTATTTAAACAGTTATTCAACCTGATACACAAACTTCGGCATTAAGTTTTATTGGATCCTTTGAGTTCCTTTGATTTTCTTATCGGTACAGATTACAATTTACAACGTTTCAATCTCTCAATTACATTTATTCTAtactttcttttatataCTCTTTGCTATCTTTGTATACAGCTACCTCACTACTGACATGCCTCCATACTATGCCGACTCATCACTACATCAGTATTCGCCAAGAGACGCCCGGGAAGTTCTGACCCCAAACGATACTCAAAAGTGAGTGTCTTGCTGTTCATGGGATGGATTTAATGGGATGGACCGCAGAGTGACATTGATCGTGGCAGCTTGCTATATTGTGGTTATTGCCATCCGTAAGTCTGGCTGCTGTAGTGTGAGGATGTTATGCTGACTGCTTGGTAGTGGTATGTATCAGAAGGTGTCTTAAAGGCGGTGTATAACTTATGGTTGACTGTTTCTGTCGTTTGAGTAGTGGTAAGTCTTGTCTCGTCTTGCAGGATGCCGTCGCTGATGGTGATTGCAGGCATGGTGGGTCCATTCTGTGGGTGTATGGGCTCTGACGGTGTTTTCAGTGCCAATACTAGAGAAGGTCATTTACCCATTTAAGTTGCTCGTACGTTGATGTGTACTCTCATTCGAGCATTGACTGATGTGGACAGACGGTGGGCATGCATGAGATGTGAgctcttcattttcatgAGTCTTCAGCCAGTCTGATCCAACTTGCGAACAGGTCACACGCTCTAGCCGGGGTAATGCCCATTCTCTCAACGTTGAAATATCTTTCTGACGAGAAGTGATAGGTGCTCACATGCGCCACGGTCGAAAAAATCACTCTTGACCCTAATGAGGGAGGGTCAACACGAATGAGAGGAGGTATACCAGCGGTAATTTTTGTCCTCCAACAAGGGTGCCCTTGATGCTAATGCCGGGCAAGATTACTCTTCCGGCAGGATACCTTggctcttcttttatcGGTGCCAGCCTTGTTGCTTGTGGCTTTGATACCAATGCTTCCAAAGTGGCTTGTCTCATTCTTGCGTTCTTTTGGATACTCACATTATGGtgggcaaagaaaagttgggTGGCATGGGCTACAATTGCGCTTATGGCTGGATTGATCGTGGTGAGTGTGGTTTGAGGTGAAACGGACGAAGCTTATACCAGCTAGATTTGCTGGCTTGTGGCAAAATCTGTAGCTTTGAGGTTTTTCATCCTATTTATTGGGACCATGTCTTGTTTCTACGCTATTGTGAGTACTCTTGTCGCTATCGAGCATACATTAACAAGTCTTGCAAGTGGGATATCGTCGACGTAAGTTgtgtcaacttttcctgCAACAGAGATATCTAAACAAAGTACAGGACACACTGTCACGTAAAATCAACACATCTGACGCATCAGAGTACGCCACCATGATTGGTTGTGGCGGATCTCGTTTTTGGGGTAAGCTATAGAGCTAGGTATTGTTGGTAACAGGCTGATATATATTAGGTGCTTTCTGGCTCTTGGTCGCGTGCGTGTGTAAGTCAACCTGCGTTGGCCTAAAAGGCTCCACTAACTCTTTCCAGTCTTTGCATGCGGTGTATTGGTTGGAATAGCCGCATTCAAAGATGACTGGGACACGCAGGCGCGCCAAGCTGAAAACTTTTTGGGTGGTAAGTGGATTCAATGCTATAAAAGAATTTATCTGACCGCGTCTTAGGAACTCCATAACTGCGAGCCATTTACTAACGATGATAATGAAAAAATGAATAGAAATTAGGAGTTTCTTGGCAAATCAGTGTTTAACCATGCATATACGATAGCACATGTTCTACTTTGGTGTCCATTTTATGCTGAAACACCTAGCAAGACTTGCTGAACATAGTCGGCTGCGATACCCAGCCAAATCAAGCCACCTAGCCATCCATTAGAAGTGAATTTTCTCCAGCAGTCTGGTCTGCTGTCAAAGTTGACAGTAATACACTGCCAGGCCAAATGAGCAGCGGCGCCGCCGCAAGATATAAGATAATAGAGTGGTCCAAGGCCGGCCATGTGTCCTGtcagagcaagaagagacacGAAGGAGGCTGAAAGCGTAGAAATGACATGACGAGAAGTATCTGGAAACTTGAGCGCCATAGATTTCACTCCAGCAAGGACATCATCCTTCTTGTCCTACATCCGTCACATCAGCTCTGATCTTTTTGAACGATAAGCTGGAGCCGACAGACTTGATGGGCGTAGATAACATCGTACATAATACACCAAGCAACTCCCCCAAGATACATGGGCCCAGCAATAGTCCAGTCAACGGATCCTGCTACAGCCGACCAACCTAGTAATGCGCCCCAATTGAAAGCAAAGCCAAGCACAATATGGGGAAAGTAGGTAATCCTCTTCATAAAGGGGTAGATGACAACCAAGCCGAGAGACGATGCTCCCAGAGCAATGCTTTTCCCAATGAGTTGTATCCCTTGTaacagagaagagaagaacaaaCCTATACCAGTTGAGCTGAGTCAAGACAGCTAGCCCTGCCGTGAGCTGACCACCAAGAAAGGTAAGAGCTTGAAACTGCGTCACATCGCCAGCAGCCAAGGGTCTCGTCTTTGTCCTTTCTAAGCTTATCTTGTCAATACctccctctttctccaaatATACAGGTGGCTACTGGACGTACCAACCTGGGAATCCATCTTACTATCCCACATGTCATTGATAGTACACCCTGCTCCACGCATAATGAGTGCGCCTACGCCAAAGAGGGACATGTACCATAGTGGAGTGGTTATAGGAAGCTGAAGTACCGTAGAGGCCATTGTTATCGACCAAGCTATGATAACCAGACAGTTTAGCCCCATTCCAATCTAAACACAATAAGACACAGACCGCATGGCCAATAGAGAAGGATGGAACCGATTGGTTTATCTATCCGGGTAAGATAGAGATATGGCTTTGCTTTCTCTGCCCATTTTGGGACAATCTTGTCCAATACCGTAGGTGCAGCTCCAATTGATTCTGTAGAAGGAAGAGCATTAGGTACGGGTTTGGGCTGAGCGAGGACGTTTAGTGATGTAGGTGCAGGCGAGGAAGATGTGGTAAGAATCCGGGTCGTCTTAAACAAGGTAGAAAGAGTAGGTGCTTGTGGATGGCCTACATATAGTCTTGAAGAAAGGCTTGAACGAGTTGAGGATGCTAGAGGACGGAGGATCCCTTTTGACCGAAGTAAGCAAGGTAACATTATAATATAAATTTAtttgtcttgttttctAATTAGTAAATagtaaagaaagaaaagtaataTTGGACTTATACTTTTTGCAGCCTCGTTCCTGAAGTATGTCGTGACGTAACCATTTAACTGTTTAAAGCAAACGAATGATTATTCTGAATGAAATTTGAAAAACATAGTGTGAGCGAATGCATAGATATACAGTGACACAGCCCTTCACAGAGGGTTCCCCtatccttcttttttcctttaAAAGCCtacttttttccttcttttgcctctgATTATCTGCATCAGCATCTGTATCACGTCGAGATGAGAGAGGACGATTGGAGAGAACAAACGAACCTCGCCGAGTAGCGTCTTCCAGCAATGTTGTATCTACTGATCGGGCAGCCATGCGGACATATCGCACAACAGACCCCCGGATGAAACAGTTTCTGACAGCCATCTATGATTATAGGAGTGAGAGTCAGCATACACCTTAAGCAGTAACAGCTTCAAACATGATTGGGTGGAAGCCATATTGGATTTGCCAAGATGAATACGAGGCGAGTCCAGCTTGCGCCTCTGACCTGCTGTGGGCTAAGACATCGCCATTTGGCTCTTTATTTATCCTTTGAAGAACATTCCTCTCCGCAATAGCTTCTGATCAAGTGTAGAATCACTGACCATATGTGGGTGTTTTTCTGGGTCTTCTACTTTGATTTCATCTAATCGGATATTGAGAAATCTACAGGTTTAGTCAGCACACTCTCCAATagcttttttgattttccCAAGTCTGGGAAATCCAAAGAGGTGATATATACGTTGATAAAGACAGAGCATAACTCTTGCGCATGTACGATACTCACTGATCAACAGATTTGAGAGTTCCAGTGATTGATAAGTCATTCTTGAGTTCGACAGTGATAACTTGATCGGTAAGTGTCTTGAAGAAACTTGTATGCGTTTTCGCAAGCTGTCAGCTTGAATCACATATTATCTTCATTGATCTCTGATGGTTGGGCTCAAAAGCGTCCATGCCTTGCAAGACATACGTATAAGAGGAACGAGCAGGATGGTAACTAAACTTACGAGAAAATCAACTATATAGAAGGCTCGTCGTCAAAAATTGATGCTATAGACAGCTTGAATGTACTCACCATGGCCAATGTATCGTGACTTGTATGAAAAACTCTCAAATGTATGTttataaaataaaaagaaatcatgGTTTAAACGATAAAGAATAATTAATTCCACGTCATTCCAATCTTATTCTCACTTTTAATTCAATTCAACAATAAATTTCTTGCAACAAGCAATACAAAATGACAGATGTTTTAAAACGAGGAGGACCttcattgacaagaaatCAAGACATAAGCAGAGAAAGCATCCCACTATACCTCATCGATGGTGTCGCTACAGTATGGGATGCGCAAAGTTTGTCCAATTTCCACCACCAAGAAAAGGACTAATAATATGGATACTATAGCTGCCGCTACGCTGCATTGCGTGCACAACATATCTGGACTTCGAACGGGAACTCTGCCTGGTGTTACACAGCAGAATGGCTTCTTGGGACTACCCATCACATTGATGCAAGAGGAAACGGCATATCTCCTCCAGCAAG
The Cryptococcus depauperatus CBS 7841 chromosome 1, complete sequence DNA segment above includes these coding regions:
- a CDS encoding 4-hydroxybenzoate polyprenyl transferase, whose protein sequence is MLPCLLRSKGILRPLASSTRSSLSSRLYVGHPQAPTLSTLFKTTRILTTSSSPAPTSLNVLAQPKPVPNALPSTESIGAAPTVLDKIVPKWAEKAKPYLYLTRIDKPIGSILLYWPCAWSITMASTVLQLPITTPLWYMSLFGVGALIMRGAGCTINDMWDSKMDSQVERTKTRPLAAGDVTQFQALTFLGGQLTAGLAVLTQLNWYSIALGASSLGLVVIYPFMKRITYFPHIVLGFAFNWGALLGWSAVAGSVDWTIAGPMYLGGVAWCIMYDVIYAHQDKKDDVLAGVKSMALKFPDTSRHVISTLSASFVSLLALTGHMAGLGPLYYLISCGGAAAHLAWQCITVNFDSRPDCWRKFTSNGWLGGLIWLGIAADYVQQVLLGVSA